A window of Clostridium botulinum BKT015925 contains these coding sequences:
- the mgtA gene encoding magnesium-translocating P-type ATPase: MILKKLNTSISGLSQNEVQKRIEKYGYNEIGTEAKQSVFFKILENIKNPLNLLLIILAIVSYLTGDKTASIVMLVMVTLGVILKFVQELKADNSAEKLKSMVSTTATVVRDGVEIEVPLKMIVPGDVVHLSAGDMIPADIQLIKSKDLFVNQSALTGESLPVEKKVIEGQWKDELENPNLCFMGTNVESGTAFAVVLSTGKQTSFGKLSSKLTLESEMTSFDKGINKYTWLMIKFIFVMVPIVFLINGLTKGNWIEAFLFGIAVAVGLTPEMLPMIVTVNLSKGALSMAKKKVIVKKLNAIQNFGAMDILCTDKTGTITCGKVILEKHLNIYGNDSERVLKYGFINSFYQTGLKNIMDIAILEHKNDGEDYFNIEKKYLKIDEIPFDFVRKRMSVVVENKRIEHVLVCKGAVEEVLGLCNKYETKEGTEDFNGKMTTKIDNMIKKLNAEGFRVIAVAYKIFDNNKKEYTLQDENELTLLGFLAFLDPPKETSKDAIAKLHKYNVDVKVLTGDNEIVTKKICEEVNLPIDKILLGNEIDRMSDEELAKVSEKTSVFAKLSPMHKERIIKALQRKDHVVGFMGDGINDAPALKVSDVGISVDTAVDIAKESSDIVLLENNLLVLEEGLLEGRRVFGNIVKYIKMTASSNFGNMFSVIGASIFVPFLPMMPLQVLTNNLLYDLSQTTIPTDSVDEEWIAKPRKWSVDDIKRFIIYIGPISSIFDYTTYFVMLYIFKAWNNPALFQTGWFLESLFTQTLIIHVIRTNKIPFIESRASKPLTITSLLIVILGVVLVNSPLSSVFGFTKLPLLYYLVLSVTLFCYVALTQVIKMIYIKKYNID; encoded by the coding sequence ATGATATTAAAAAAATTAAATACATCTATAAGTGGTTTATCACAAAATGAAGTACAAAAAAGAATAGAGAAATATGGATATAATGAAATAGGAACGGAAGCAAAACAATCAGTATTTTTTAAGATACTAGAAAATATAAAAAATCCTTTAAATTTATTATTAATTATACTTGCAATAGTATCATACTTAACTGGAGATAAAACAGCATCAATAGTAATGTTAGTAATGGTAACATTAGGAGTTATATTAAAATTTGTTCAAGAATTAAAGGCTGATAATTCTGCGGAAAAATTAAAATCCATGGTAAGCACTACAGCTACTGTAGTAAGGGATGGAGTAGAAATAGAAGTACCATTAAAAATGATTGTTCCAGGAGATGTTGTTCATTTATCAGCTGGGGACATGATACCGGCTGATATACAACTTATTAAGTCAAAGGATTTATTTGTAAATCAATCAGCGCTTACAGGAGAATCACTTCCAGTAGAAAAAAAGGTTATAGAAGGACAATGGAAAGATGAACTTGAAAATCCTAATCTTTGTTTTATGGGTACAAATGTAGAAAGTGGAACTGCTTTTGCAGTAGTTTTATCTACAGGTAAACAAACTTCTTTTGGAAAATTAAGCAGTAAATTAACGTTAGAAAGCGAAATGACAAGTTTTGACAAGGGTATAAATAAATATACATGGCTTATGATAAAGTTTATATTTGTTATGGTTCCCATAGTATTTTTAATAAATGGACTTACTAAAGGAAATTGGATTGAGGCATTTTTATTTGGAATTGCAGTAGCTGTTGGACTTACTCCTGAAATGTTACCTATGATTGTTACTGTAAATTTATCAAAAGGTGCACTATCTATGGCTAAAAAGAAGGTAATAGTAAAAAAGCTAAATGCAATACAAAATTTTGGAGCGATGGATATTCTATGTACAGATAAAACGGGTACTATAACATGTGGAAAAGTTATACTTGAAAAACATTTGAATATTTATGGAAATGATTCAGAAAGAGTATTGAAATATGGTTTTATAAATAGTTTTTATCAAACTGGATTAAAAAATATAATGGATATTGCAATACTAGAGCATAAAAATGATGGAGAAGATTATTTTAATATTGAAAAAAAATATTTAAAGATAGATGAAATTCCATTTGATTTTGTGAGAAAAAGAATGTCCGTTGTAGTTGAAAATAAAAGAATAGAACATGTGTTAGTATGTAAAGGGGCAGTAGAAGAAGTATTAGGTTTATGCAATAAGTATGAGACTAAAGAAGGTACAGAAGATTTTAATGGTAAAATGACAACTAAAATTGATAATATGATTAAGAAATTAAATGCTGAAGGATTTAGAGTTATAGCAGTAGCGTATAAAATTTTTGATAATAATAAAAAAGAGTACACTCTACAAGATGAGAATGAGTTAACATTACTTGGATTTTTAGCATTTCTTGATCCACCTAAGGAAACTTCTAAAGATGCAATTGCAAAATTACACAAATATAATGTTGATGTAAAAGTTCTTACTGGAGATAATGAAATAGTAACTAAAAAAATATGTGAAGAAGTTAATTTACCTATAGACAAGATACTTTTAGGTAATGAAATTGACAGGATGTCAGATGAAGAATTGGCAAAGGTTTCTGAAAAAACTTCTGTATTTGCAAAGCTATCTCCAATGCATAAAGAAAGAATAATAAAAGCATTGCAAAGAAAAGACCATGTAGTTGGATTTATGGGAGATGGAATAAATGATGCTCCTGCACTTAAGGTATCGGATGTAGGAATTTCAGTAGATACAGCAGTAGATATTGCAAAGGAATCCTCAGATATTGTGCTTCTTGAGAATAACTTACTTGTTCTTGAAGAAGGATTACTAGAAGGAAGAAGAGTATTTGGGAATATCGTTAAATATATTAAAATGACTGCAAGTTCAAACTTTGGAAATATGTTTAGCGTTATTGGAGCAAGTATATTTGTACCGTTTTTACCAATGATGCCACTTCAAGTATTAACTAACAACTTATTATATGATTTATCACAAACTACAATACCAACAGATTCTGTTGATGAAGAGTGGATAGCAAAACCAAGAAAGTGGTCTGTAGATGATATAAAAAGATTTATTATTTACATAGGACCAATTAGTTCAATATTTGATTATACAACTTATTTTGTTATGTTATATATATTTAAAGCTTGGAATAATCCTGCTTTATTCCAAACAGGATGGTTTCTTGAATCATTATTTACCCAAACACTTATAATACATGTAATTAGAACAAATAAGATACCATTCATTGAAAGTAGAGCAAGTAAACCACTTACAATAACTTCATTGTTAATAGTAATTTTAGGAGTAGTATTAGTAAATTCTCCACTTTCAAGTGTATTTGGATTTACAAAATTACCGTTATTATATTATTTAGTATTATCAGTTACACTATTTTGTTATGTTGCTTTAACTCAAGTTATAAAAATGATTTATATTAAAAAGTACAATATAGATTAA